In Erpetoichthys calabaricus chromosome 6, fErpCal1.3, whole genome shotgun sequence, one genomic interval encodes:
- the LOC114653472 gene encoding uncharacterized protein LOC114653472, which produces MPRVPYVDDGQIKFNPDLAVGSGTFGTVYFGSYQGTPAAVKKIPVDDSNDFLHEILVCLRLSHPNIVRFLAATKKDQYILIANEYVHGASLHVVLHSADSPVKLEAEEKNYVALDVAMAVEYIHSKNVIHQDLKPANILIEGSSKKAYLTDWGLANVRDSVSLRQGSKISGLLSGPLGGTAIYTAPECLLTYQPCSVHSDIWSIGITFLELYTNTVPWSVKTCKELCQLMSTEAAPNALNKFDSLCTQLICTCLKYTPSERISASNLVLLLKSLDNTDLKKHYGYHW; this is translated from the exons ATGCCACGAGTTCCATATGTTGATGATGGACAAATCAAATTCAATCCTGATTTGGCTGTGGGGTCAGGGACATTTGGAACGGTGTACTTTGGTTCATATCAGGGAACACCAGCAGCAGTAAAGAAGATTCCTGTTGATGACAGTAATGACTTTTTGCATGAGATCCTTGTTTGTTT AAGACTTTCTCATCCAAATATTGTTAGATTCTTGGCTGCTACCAAAAAAGATCAGTATATACTCATAGCAAATGAGTATGTCCATGGAGCAAGTTTACACGTTGTACTTCACAGTGCAGACAGTCCAGTGAAG ttagaagcagaagaaaaaaattacgTTGCACTTGATGTGGCAATGGCTGTGGAATACATCCATTCCAAGAATGTAATACACCAGGACCTGAAGCCTGCAAACATCCTG ATTGAAGGCAGCAGCAAAAAGGCCTATCTTACCGACTGGGGTTTAGCCAATGTTCGCGACTCAGTTTCGCTAAGGCAGGGGAGCAAAATATCTGGCCTTTTAAGTGGACCTCTTGGTGGTACTGCTATTTACACAGCTCCTGAATGTCTGCTAACCTATCAACCTTGTTCTGTACATTCAGACATATGGTCCATCGGCATAACATTTTTAGAGCTGTACACAAACACTGTACCATGGTCTGTAAAGACCTGTAAAGAGCTGTGCCAGTTAATGTCAACAGAGGCAGCTCCAAATGCTTTAAACAAATTTGATTCATTGTGCACACAATTAATATGtacatgtttaaaatatacacCATCGGAAAGAATTTCGGCCTCAAACCTAGTTCTTCTGTTAAAATCATTGGAcaacactgatttaaaaaaacattacggATACCATTGGTAA